A single Ignavibacteriales bacterium DNA region contains:
- a CDS encoding STAS domain-containing protein, translating to MFETVLKEGFLLLNIKPKRATADIAHEFKDLLTKLIEDQDIRKIVVDFSQVIFIDSFFLGAMVSCTKKIRLKGGDLRISGLNQTITPIFNLMHLNDVFKIFDDASQAEASFSEA from the coding sequence ATGTTTGAAACAGTATTAAAGGAGGGTTTCCTCCTGCTGAACATAAAACCGAAAAGAGCAACCGCTGATATCGCTCATGAGTTTAAAGATTTGCTCACTAAACTGATTGAAGATCAGGATATCAGAAAAATTGTTGTTGACTTTTCGCAGGTCATTTTTATTGACAGTTTTTTCCTTGGCGCTATGGTTTCCTGCACCAAAAAAATCCGGCTCAAGGGGGGAGATCTCCGTATTTCAGGGCTTAACCAGACCATAACCCCGATCTTTAATCTGATGCATCTGAATGATGTATTTAAAATTTTTGATGATGCTTCCCAGGCAGAAGCAAGTTTTTCAGAGGCCTGA
- a CDS encoding SIMPL domain-containing protein → MNDINKGIIATAVGGIFLLIAVLIINDTLRDRNKDSQTINVTGSAKMDIVSDLGFLAATVSSQSSSPQEAYRQMKSQLSQVLVYLEGKGFKKDAVSLSPPSSYDIFEVSASGYTTQRVIGRNYSQRFEIKSADVQLIQSISLEIVSLIEKGVNVVTEPPRFIYTKLADVKIEVQSEAAKDAMNRANRVASATDRTLGELRNARMGVLQITPKNSNQISDYGINDEYSIEKEITAVVNASFVIY, encoded by the coding sequence ATGAACGACATAAACAAAGGTATTATCGCCACGGCTGTAGGCGGTATTTTTCTGCTTATTGCAGTGTTGATTATCAACGATACACTAAGAGACCGCAATAAGGACAGCCAGACCATCAATGTGACCGGCTCGGCCAAGATGGATATCGTATCCGACCTCGGATTCCTTGCCGCAACGGTTTCCTCACAGTCATCCTCTCCGCAGGAGGCCTACCGTCAGATGAAAAGCCAGCTCAGTCAGGTACTTGTTTATCTTGAGGGAAAGGGCTTTAAGAAGGATGCTGTATCACTTTCACCGCCGTCCAGTTATGACATCTTCGAAGTCTCCGCCAGCGGCTATACCACACAGAGGGTCATCGGCCGGAACTACTCTCAGCGGTTTGAAATTAAATCCGCCGACGTTCAGCTCATACAGTCAATTTCTCTGGAAATTGTCTCGCTGATCGAAAAAGGAGTAAACGTGGTTACCGAACCGCCCCGCTTCATATATACAAAGCTCGCGGATGTGAAGATTGAAGTGCAGTCAGAAGCTGCCAAAGATGCCATGAACCGGGCTAACCGGGTGGCATCAGCAACCGACCGCACGCTGGGAGAGCTGCGCAATGCCCGCATGGGAGTACTGCAGATTACTCCGAAGAACTCCAACCAGATTTCCGACTATGGCATAAATGATGAATATTCCATCGAGAAGGAAATCACAGCCGTGGTAAATGCTTCTTTTGTGATTTACTAA